A DNA window from Arachis hypogaea cultivar Tifrunner chromosome 18, arahy.Tifrunner.gnm2.J5K5, whole genome shotgun sequence contains the following coding sequences:
- the LOC112769834 gene encoding uncharacterized protein — translation MSAANTPSETPSSQEQGSTADASIGTQKNNNRAKNDPAWGHCKQVVESGKTILLCIYCEKLIRGGGIHRFKLHLAGKGGDVESCRKVPAAVRHQFHESIEELRRKKRKTQEQYAESYNACDDVEREFDEIERNEMQQQQKSRVPTPNSRKGKQVKGLQSYFPPATTPGAQPSIKSVLQSKEIVEKCDIAIAKWMVDASVPFNAVNSAYYQPMIDAIASMGAGYKGPSYPRVRGYLLSKLVEDVRKMIDGYREIWKQTGCTIMADGWTDRCRRTLINFLVYCPKGTVFLKSVDASNISKTAENLFKLFRDVVLFVGPENVVHIVTDNAANYVAAGRLLEAEFPKLYWSPCAAHCVNLMFQDIGKLQEVSQTVSQASLITKYIYNHCYPLFLMRKFTGGREILRPAPTRFATNFIALQSILAQKDPLRAMVTSREFTSSAYSKEAKAKKFVDQVLDSKFWSQCTDIVKLTEPLVRVLRIVDSEDRPAMGFLYQAIYKAREEMVKRFQKRKKVVDPYLKILDTRWDAQLKKNLHAAGYWLNPAFRFNAGEFEKHKETISGLLDVIEKYAYDDPVLNSKLTSEKRIFKNAEKDFGRPSAIRERTTVMPDQWWESYGCGAPNLQKLAIRVLSQTCSSSGCERNWSIFEHIHSKKRNRLEHQKLNDLVYVHYNLRLQQRNQMRNQVYDPICLDAFEDHSEWILEDSPPFLTPEEIDALRNDLANMSLQSPLDDLDQLDLEDDRDEDGANNSVENANQNETNQDVAPHLSDEEQLADFEITPWI, via the exons ATGTCTGCTGCGAATACACCATCAGAAACACCATCTTCGCAAGAACAAGGATCAACTGCTGATGCATCAATCGGAACccaaaaaaacaataatagagcAAAAAACGATCCTGCATGGGGTCATTGTAAACAAGTTGTGGAGTCTGGAAAAACAATTCTGCTATGCATATATTGTGAGAAGCTTATTAGGGGTGGAGGAATTCATCGGTTTAAGCTTCATTTGGCTGGAAAAGGAGGAGATGTTGAGTCTTGTCGAAAGGTGCCAGCTGCAGTGAGACACCAATTCCATGAAAGTATTGAAGAGCttcgaagaaagaaaagaaaaactcaagaacaataTGCCGAAAGTTATAATGCTTGTGATGATGTTGAAAGAGAATTTGACGAGATCGAACGTAATGAgatgcaacaacaacaaaaatccaGGGTTCCAACACCtaactctagaaaaggaaaacaagTCAAAGGTTTACAATCCTATTTTCCACCGGCAACAACACCCGGAGCTCAACCAAGTATCAAAAGCGTTCTTCAAAGCAAAGAAATTGTGGAGAAGTGTGATATTGCTATTGCGAAATGGATGGTGGATGCCTCTGTTCCATTTAATGCGGTTAATTCAGCTTACTATCAGCCAATGATTGATGCTATTGCAAGCATGGGTGCAGGGTATAAAGGGCCAAGTTATCCAAGAGTCCGTGGGTATTTGTTGAGTAAATTAGTTGAGGATGTGAGGAAAATGATTGATGGTTATCGTGAGATTTGGAAGCAAACTGGATGCACTATTATGGCCGATGGATGGACTGATCGTTGTAGGCGtactttgattaattttttagtttattgtCCTAAAGGAACTGTTTTTCTAAAGTCGGTTGATGCTTCTAATATCTCAAAAACTGCTGAAAATTTGTTTAAGTTGTTTAGGGATGTTGTATTGTTTGTTGGTCCTGAAAATGTTGTGCATATTGTAACGGACAATGCTGCAAACTATGTTGCTGCGGGAAGGTTGTTGGAGGCTGAGTTTCCTAAATTATATTGGTCCCCTTGTGCAGCTCATTGTGTTAATCTGATGTTTCAAGATATTGGGAAGTTGCAAGAAGTGAGTCAAACTGTGTCACAAGCTTCACTGATCACTAAGTATATCTATAATCATTGCTATCCACTGTTCTTGATGAGAAAGTTTACAGGTGGGCGGGAAATACTTCGTCCAGCTCCAACTCGGTTTGCTACTAATTTCATTGCTTTGCAAAGTATTTTAGCTCAAAAGGATCCTTTGAGAGCTATGGTGACTTCTAGAGAATTTACAAGCTCGGCTTACTCCAAAGAAGCCAAAGCTAAGAAATTCGTGGATCAAGTCTTGGATTCTAAATTTTGGAGTCAATGCACTGATATTGTTAAGCTTACTGAGCCACTTGTTCGTGTTTTACGTATTGTGGATAGTGAAGACAGACCTGCCATGGGTTTTCTTTATCAAGCTATTTATAAGGCTAGAGAAGAAATGGTGAAGAGGtttcagaaaagaaagaaggttGTTGATCCTTATTTGAAGATTTTGGATACCCGTTGGGATGCACAACTTAAGAAAAATCTTCATGCCGCTGGTTATTGGTTAAATCCAGCTTTTCGATTTAATGCTGGAGAATTTGAAAAGCACAAAGAAACGATTTCTGGCTTGTTGGATGTCATTGAGAAATATGCTTATGATGATCCTGTACTGAATTCTAAGCTGACAAGTGAGAAGAGGATCTTTAAGAATGCTGAGAAAGATTTTGGAAGACCCTCTGCAATACGTGAACGAACCACTGTTATGCCAG ATCAATGGTGGGAATCTTATGGTTGTGGAGCCCCAAATTTGCAAAAGTTGGCTATTCGTGTTTTAAGCCAGACTTGTAGCTCTTCAGGTTGTGAGCGTAACTGGAGTATTTTTGAACACATTCACTCAAAGAAGAGGAATCGGTTAGAGCATCAAAAACTTAATGATCTTGTTTATGTTCATTACAACTTAAGGTTACAACAAAG GAACCAAATGAGAAACCAAGTTTATGATCCAATTTGTCTTGATGCATTTGAGGATCATTCGGAATGGATACTGGAAGATTCACCACCATTTTTAACTCCTGAAGAAATTGATGCTTTACGAAATGATCTTGCAAATATGTCTCTTCAATCACCTTTAGATGATTTAG ATCAATTGGATTTGGAAGATGATCGGGATGAAGATGGAGCTAATAATTCTGTGGAAAATGCAAATCAAAATGAAACCAATCAGGATGTAGCTCCACATTTGTCAGATGAAGAGCAACTTGCCGACTTTGAAATCACTCCTtggatttag
- the LOC112770799 gene encoding leucine-rich repeat protein 1-like, translating to MRMRFFWSCMERVTSWCFMGQFLICAILVLDVMLKVSANSEGDALNFLKNRLTDPAGVLQSWDSTLVNPCTWFHDTCSNDNSVIRVLERFARNMIW from the exons ATGAGAATGAGGTTCTTTTGGAGCTGCATGGAGCGAGTGACTTCATGGTGCTTCATGGGACAGTTCCTCATTTGTGCAATTCTGGTGCTTGACGTGATGCTGAAGGTTTCTGCTAATTCAGAAG GTGATGCCCTGAATTTTTTGAAGAACAGATTGACAGATCCTGCTGGTGTTCTTCAAAGCTGGGATTCCACTCTTGTCAATCCATGTACATGGTTTCATGATACTTGCAGCAATGATAATAGTGTGATCCGTGT ATTAGAGAGATTCGCCAGAAATATGATATGGTGA